From Pelagicoccus albus, the proteins below share one genomic window:
- a CDS encoding sensor histidine kinase, with protein MKSFRLRIILWTTIIAGAVMLGFGVAGNIAFEKMKLRQVDESLSLFVARLPFPPNHKWFWDRAGEDVRQELERHLGSDAMVASYGTRNIVEEGEDPVLLTSKGDFEALFPDQSSLPATNGYLEMEPEGPGPEGGPPRGKSRRNGAPLGRPEFSSTFVESSVDGERWRVSVATYPGFNVLTAVNYEKIRRDTALMRSSFAVAFPIALLAMAASIWFFVTRAIRPVARLSTAIEKVSAKSLNARLENEGAYSEFASLIDHFNLMLQRLDRSFTQATRFSADAAHELKTPLAILQGQLEVALQEADDDSKQQRLLGGLLEETHRLKSITRKLLILAKADAGSLETQLERVDLRSLTEDLVELASEDDPGANIRLEYEKGIDYTAKCDETLTRQILNNLIGNSLKYRIPQGSEVLIELQREEGSLRVEVSNRCEALGADIRSRLFDRFIRADNSRSRSEDGTGLGLSLSLEFAKAQGGQLSLVEGTEENELKVRFELPSS; from the coding sequence ATGAAGTCATTTCGGCTTAGAATCATTCTCTGGACCACGATCATCGCAGGGGCGGTGATGCTTGGTTTTGGTGTAGCGGGTAACATCGCTTTTGAGAAAATGAAGCTTCGTCAGGTCGACGAGTCTTTGTCCTTGTTTGTGGCACGTTTACCATTTCCCCCGAACCATAAGTGGTTTTGGGATCGTGCCGGGGAAGATGTGCGTCAGGAGCTGGAAAGGCATTTAGGTTCCGATGCCATGGTGGCATCCTACGGAACACGAAATATCGTAGAGGAGGGTGAAGACCCTGTCTTACTGACCTCGAAAGGCGATTTCGAAGCCTTGTTTCCTGATCAATCAAGTTTACCGGCGACAAATGGTTATCTAGAAATGGAGCCAGAAGGACCAGGACCGGAGGGAGGTCCTCCGCGAGGGAAGTCACGGCGAAATGGAGCTCCGTTAGGCCGACCTGAATTCAGTTCAACCTTTGTGGAGAGTTCAGTCGACGGAGAGCGATGGCGTGTGTCGGTGGCAACTTATCCCGGCTTCAACGTACTGACCGCTGTAAACTACGAAAAGATTCGTCGCGACACAGCATTGATGAGGAGTTCGTTTGCGGTCGCTTTCCCCATCGCACTGTTGGCGATGGCTGCCAGTATTTGGTTTTTTGTTACGAGAGCGATTCGTCCCGTCGCTCGCTTGTCTACTGCCATCGAGAAAGTATCTGCTAAAAGTCTCAATGCACGTCTGGAAAACGAGGGGGCTTACAGCGAATTTGCTTCGCTGATAGACCATTTCAATCTCATGTTGCAGCGTTTGGATCGAAGCTTCACGCAGGCTACTCGTTTCAGCGCTGACGCGGCCCACGAGTTGAAGACTCCTTTGGCGATCCTACAAGGTCAGCTTGAAGTCGCCCTGCAGGAAGCCGATGACGACTCCAAGCAACAACGGTTATTGGGCGGCCTGCTGGAAGAGACGCATCGCCTGAAATCCATTACAAGGAAACTGCTTATTTTGGCGAAGGCGGATGCTGGCTCTCTGGAAACTCAGCTTGAACGGGTGGATTTACGTAGCTTGACGGAGGATCTTGTTGAATTGGCGAGTGAGGATGATCCGGGAGCTAATATTCGGTTAGAGTACGAAAAGGGAATCGATTACACAGCGAAATGCGACGAGACGCTGACCCGCCAGATTCTTAATAATCTCATCGGAAACTCGCTGAAATACAGAATCCCACAGGGCAGTGAGGTGTTGATCGAATTGCAGCGAGAGGAGGGCTCGTTGCGGGTGGAGGTTTCAAATCGCTGCGAGGCCTTAGGAGCAGATATCCGTTCTCGTCTTTTTGACCGTTTTATCCGGGCGGACAACTCCCGCAGTCGATCTGAGGATGGTACGGGCCTCGGCCTTAGCTTATCCTTGGAGTTCGCGAAAGCTCAGGGGGGCCAGCTTTCATTGGTTGAAGGAACCGAGGAGAATGAATTGAAGGTCCGCTTCGAGCTTCCGAGCTCCTGA
- a CDS encoding metallophosphoesterase, translating to MAMLLIPIILGLINYYLFRVAAAAYPGLSVFFATAIILLFLSLFVAIFLEKRGKLAASLPFSWIGYTWLGITCIAFSLSALSDLVQLITVSFNDRAQFLFVLISTVGLSLWAAFDAKRVRLRKIRLRSPKISNANHSLRIVQISDLHLGDSSSIAHTRKLVDTINQQKPDIVVSTGDLFDGYLELMAPFVDALRKIEAPLGKFAVSGNHEVYAGLDQALSLTELAGFSVLRNGSFPVNSQLTVVGVEDPASEMKPDEESALSTLSRLPFHLLLKHRPAFDPESAGKFDLQLSGHTHGGQIAPFHLLTKLAYRAKPGLTELASHQHLYLSRGTGAWGPQLRLFAPPEIAVFDLTAG from the coding sequence ATGGCCATGCTACTCATCCCCATCATTCTGGGGCTAATAAACTACTATCTTTTCCGCGTAGCGGCAGCCGCCTATCCAGGGCTAAGCGTCTTTTTCGCCACCGCGATTATCCTCCTATTTCTTTCGCTGTTTGTAGCGATATTTTTGGAGAAGAGAGGAAAGCTCGCCGCATCGCTACCGTTCTCATGGATTGGATACACTTGGCTCGGCATAACTTGCATCGCATTTAGCCTATCTGCTTTAAGCGACCTTGTTCAGCTAATTACAGTTAGCTTCAACGACAGAGCACAATTTCTATTCGTGCTCATTTCGACCGTAGGACTCAGCCTCTGGGCAGCCTTCGACGCAAAACGCGTTCGACTGCGGAAAATCAGGCTTCGTAGCCCCAAGATTTCCAATGCCAACCATTCCCTGCGTATCGTACAGATATCCGATCTCCACCTTGGTGACAGCAGTTCGATCGCCCACACCCGGAAATTGGTGGATACAATCAACCAGCAAAAGCCAGACATCGTTGTATCCACTGGAGACTTATTCGATGGCTACCTCGAGCTCATGGCGCCCTTTGTCGATGCCTTGAGAAAGATTGAAGCGCCATTAGGCAAATTCGCTGTCTCTGGGAATCACGAGGTGTATGCAGGACTCGACCAAGCCTTGTCTTTGACTGAGCTGGCTGGATTCTCGGTTCTTCGCAACGGATCGTTCCCCGTGAATTCGCAGCTGACTGTCGTCGGTGTTGAAGACCCCGCTTCGGAAATGAAGCCAGACGAAGAGTCTGCCCTCTCAACGCTCTCGCGTCTTCCCTTCCACTTGCTTTTGAAACACCGCCCTGCCTTTGATCCGGAGAGCGCTGGAAAATTTGATCTCCAGCTATCGGGTCATACGCATGGCGGACAAATCGCTCCCTTTCACCTGCTGACAAAACTAGCTTACCGAGCCAAACCTGGCCTAACCGAACTAGCGTCACACCAGCATCTATATCTAAGCCGGGGAACTGGAGCGTGGGGGCCGCAGCTCAGGCTCTTCGCTCCTCCTGAAATAGCTGTGTTCGACCTAACGGCTGGCTAA
- a CDS encoding dienelactone hydrolase family protein — protein MKLILSLLATFALTSGSAFAEHHFEKRVVLYELDGVTFESTIVYEPDNDEVRPGILMVPNWMGPTEASLEKAMKMAGDDYFVMMVDMYGTDTRPTNGSEAGAAAGKLRSDRNLMRARAAKALEVFKAEAAPLGLNVKEVAAAGFCFGGGTVLELGRTGESLDAIVSFHGDLISPTLEADAAKTTAKVLVLHGADDPYVSQEDVETFVSTMQDTEVDWQLVQYSDTVHSFTNPEANSDGSRYNPTSSKRAFAAMHNLLEELWDE, from the coding sequence ATGAAATTGATCCTCAGCCTACTTGCCACCTTCGCCCTAACCTCTGGTTCCGCCTTCGCGGAGCACCATTTCGAAAAAAGAGTCGTTCTCTACGAACTCGATGGAGTGACCTTCGAAAGCACCATCGTCTACGAACCGGACAACGATGAGGTACGCCCCGGGATCCTTATGGTCCCAAATTGGATGGGGCCTACAGAAGCTTCCTTGGAAAAGGCAATGAAGATGGCTGGGGACGACTACTTCGTGATGATGGTCGATATGTACGGCACAGACACCCGTCCGACCAACGGCAGCGAAGCTGGAGCGGCAGCGGGCAAGCTACGGAGCGATCGCAATCTCATGAGAGCCAGAGCCGCAAAAGCTCTCGAAGTATTCAAAGCTGAAGCTGCCCCCCTCGGATTAAATGTGAAAGAAGTTGCGGCGGCCGGATTTTGCTTCGGCGGAGGAACGGTTCTCGAGTTGGGCAGGACAGGCGAGTCACTGGACGCAATCGTCAGCTTCCACGGAGACCTGATTTCTCCCACCCTCGAAGCGGACGCGGCAAAAACAACAGCAAAGGTCTTGGTCTTGCACGGGGCTGACGACCCGTATGTTTCACAAGAAGACGTGGAAACCTTCGTATCCACAATGCAAGACACCGAGGTGGATTGGCAGCTCGTTCAGTACAGCGATACGGTCCACAGCTTCACAAACCCAGAAGCGAATTCCGATGGATCCCGTTACAATCCAACCAGTTCCAAACGTGCCTTCGCAGCGATGCACAACCTCCTCGAAGAGCTCTGGGACGAATAG
- the thrS gene encoding threonine--tRNA ligase — protein sequence MKEQMTPLEEIRHSSSHVLATAVLRLFPEAKLDIGPPTDTGFYYDFDLDHKFTADDLEKIEAEMKKVIKENQRFERIEVSREEAVKMITEFGQTEYKLGRLDDIPEGEQVSFYRNGEFLDLCAGSHVNYTKKIKAVKLLSIAGAYHRGDENNKQLQRIYGTAFPTKAELDTYLEQLEESRKRDHRRVGKEMGLFHIDEAVGQGLILWKPKGAIVRQELQDFISEQLIKQEYSQVFTPHIGKLGLYKTSGHFPYYQESQFPPLIERDSLADLANDNASCSTLTNHLETGDIEGYLLKPMNCPMHIKIYDSEPHSYRDLPIRLAEFGTVYRWEQSGELNGMTRVRGFTQDDAHLFCTEEQLQGEIQGCLDLVKIVFGTLGMEDYSVRVSLRDPSSDKYVGDPENWDKAEAAIREAVKTLGVPFVEEEGEAAFYGPKIDFVVKDVIGREWQLGTVQVDYNLPVRFDINYTGSDNKPHRPVMVHRAPFGSMERFCGLLIEHFGGDFPTWLAPEQVRVLPISDKVRDYAESLVAQLKANGVRATGDYNSDKLGAKIRNAELDKVPNTLIVGEREAEEGKVSVRSRFHDGKPTMLFEEFETQILQLINERILQIKK from the coding sequence ATGAAAGAACAAATGACTCCACTCGAAGAGATCCGGCATTCCTCGTCGCACGTTCTCGCCACCGCAGTCCTTCGCCTCTTCCCGGAAGCGAAGCTCGACATCGGGCCTCCTACCGACACCGGGTTCTACTACGACTTCGATTTGGATCACAAATTCACCGCCGACGACCTCGAAAAGATCGAGGCCGAGATGAAAAAGGTCATCAAGGAAAACCAACGTTTCGAGCGGATCGAGGTATCTCGCGAGGAAGCGGTCAAGATGATCACCGAATTCGGCCAGACCGAGTACAAGCTCGGCCGTCTCGACGACATTCCCGAGGGCGAACAGGTGTCTTTCTACCGCAATGGTGAATTCCTCGACCTCTGTGCCGGCTCTCACGTCAATTACACCAAGAAGATCAAAGCGGTTAAACTTCTCTCCATCGCTGGTGCCTACCATCGCGGCGACGAGAATAACAAGCAACTGCAGCGTATCTACGGTACCGCTTTCCCGACTAAGGCCGAGCTGGACACTTACCTCGAGCAACTCGAGGAGTCCCGCAAACGCGACCACCGCCGCGTCGGCAAGGAGATGGGCTTGTTCCACATCGACGAAGCAGTCGGGCAAGGTTTAATCCTCTGGAAGCCGAAAGGCGCCATCGTCCGCCAGGAGCTTCAGGACTTCATCTCCGAGCAGCTGATCAAGCAGGAGTACTCGCAAGTTTTCACGCCTCACATCGGCAAGCTCGGCCTCTACAAAACCTCAGGCCACTTCCCTTACTACCAGGAGTCACAGTTCCCTCCGCTCATCGAGCGCGATTCCCTCGCGGATCTGGCGAACGACAACGCATCCTGCTCGACTTTGACCAACCATTTGGAAACCGGCGATATCGAGGGCTACCTGCTCAAGCCCATGAATTGCCCCATGCACATCAAGATCTACGATTCGGAGCCGCACTCCTATCGTGATCTACCAATTCGCCTAGCCGAATTCGGAACCGTCTACCGCTGGGAGCAATCTGGCGAACTGAACGGCATGACTCGCGTGCGCGGCTTCACTCAGGACGACGCCCACCTCTTCTGTACAGAAGAACAACTTCAGGGTGAAATCCAGGGCTGTTTGGACCTCGTCAAAATCGTCTTCGGTACTTTGGGCATGGAAGACTACTCGGTACGCGTTTCGCTGCGCGATCCGAGTTCAGACAAATACGTGGGCGATCCCGAAAATTGGGATAAGGCGGAAGCCGCCATCCGCGAAGCGGTCAAAACCCTTGGCGTACCTTTCGTCGAAGAGGAAGGCGAAGCGGCATTCTACGGTCCGAAGATCGACTTTGTGGTTAAGGACGTAATCGGTCGCGAGTGGCAGCTCGGCACTGTGCAAGTCGACTACAACCTGCCGGTGCGCTTTGATATCAACTACACTGGTTCTGACAACAAGCCGCACCGACCTGTCATGGTGCACCGAGCTCCGTTCGGTTCCATGGAACGTTTCTGCGGGCTGCTCATCGAGCACTTCGGCGGCGACTTCCCGACTTGGCTGGCTCCAGAGCAAGTTCGCGTTCTGCCAATCTCCGACAAGGTTCGCGACTACGCCGAAAGCCTAGTTGCCCAACTAAAGGCCAACGGCGTTCGCGCTACTGGCGACTACAACTCCGACAAGTTGGGAGCCAAGATCCGCAATGCCGAGCTGGACAAGGTGCCCAATACCTTGATCGTCGGCGAACGCGAAGCAGAGGAAGGAAAGGTCTCCGTGCGCAGCCGTTTCCACGACGGAAAGCCAACTATGCTATTCGAAGAGTTCGAGACCCAGATTCTTCAGCTCATCAACGAGCGCATCCTCCAAATCAAAAAATAG
- the cysS gene encoding cysteine--tRNA ligase, with amino-acid sequence MTEVTFHNTLSRKAEPIVPTKGNVVGMYCCGPTVYAQAHIGNFRTFLNQDVMRRVLQVAGYKVIHVRNLTDVDDKTIARSIEEGKPLTEFTEYWTDVFHKDCGRFNMLPPQIEPKATAHIQEQIEMIEQLIERGHAYASEDGSVYFRVSSFENYGKLSRIKERQLLTDSEEVEAEESGPVDSDEYTRDSAADFVMWKSRKPTDGDVYWDSPWGEGRPGWHLECSAMAMKYLGNNLDIHSGGVDLTFPHHENEIAQSECSCGQHKQFFKYWIHAAHLLVDNAKMSKSLNNFYTVDDIEAKGYAPVTLRYALTSGHYRQTINFNSDSLVAAQSALVKLRKFSDEILAEAGLKRAAVLKEIQKGKHLHDDWGPFADAWNKLSHDMNIPGALGGIFTATKSKPGAAAVVPFHKLIFALGYDLEQVVIEKPKVDAPEEIKAIAQKRWEAKQAKDWGAADALRDELAAAGWKALDRKDGFDLEQI; translated from the coding sequence ATGACTGAGGTCACATTCCACAACACTCTCTCCCGAAAGGCGGAACCCATCGTTCCCACTAAAGGCAACGTAGTAGGCATGTACTGTTGTGGACCGACTGTTTACGCCCAAGCCCACATCGGAAACTTCCGCACGTTCCTAAACCAGGACGTCATGCGACGGGTGCTGCAAGTCGCTGGATACAAGGTCATTCACGTCAGAAACCTGACCGATGTGGACGACAAGACAATCGCTCGCTCCATCGAAGAAGGGAAACCGCTGACCGAATTCACAGAGTATTGGACCGACGTTTTCCACAAGGATTGCGGGCGCTTCAACATGCTTCCGCCTCAGATAGAGCCGAAAGCGACCGCCCACATCCAAGAACAGATCGAAATGATCGAGCAGCTCATCGAGCGTGGCCATGCCTATGCGTCGGAAGATGGCTCTGTTTATTTCCGCGTGTCCTCCTTTGAGAACTACGGAAAACTCTCCCGCATCAAGGAACGCCAACTCTTGACCGATTCCGAAGAAGTAGAGGCCGAAGAATCGGGCCCGGTTGACTCAGACGAATACACCCGCGACTCCGCAGCAGACTTTGTCATGTGGAAAAGCCGTAAGCCGACCGATGGCGACGTCTACTGGGATAGTCCTTGGGGCGAAGGCCGTCCGGGTTGGCACCTCGAATGTTCGGCCATGGCGATGAAGTATTTGGGCAACAACCTCGATATCCACTCCGGCGGTGTAGACCTCACCTTCCCGCATCACGAGAACGAGATTGCTCAGTCCGAATGCTCATGCGGCCAGCACAAGCAATTCTTCAAATATTGGATACACGCCGCCCACCTCTTGGTGGACAATGCCAAGATGTCCAAAAGCCTAAACAACTTCTATACGGTCGATGACATCGAGGCCAAAGGCTACGCCCCGGTCACGCTGCGCTACGCCCTCACCTCCGGCCACTATCGCCAGACCATCAACTTCAACTCCGACTCCCTAGTCGCAGCCCAAAGCGCTCTCGTGAAGCTGAGAAAGTTTTCCGACGAGATTTTGGCCGAAGCCGGCCTGAAGCGAGCTGCGGTTCTGAAGGAGATTCAAAAGGGCAAGCACCTTCACGATGATTGGGGCCCCTTCGCGGACGCTTGGAACAAGCTCTCCCACGACATGAATATTCCCGGGGCGCTCGGCGGCATCTTCACCGCCACCAAATCGAAGCCCGGAGCCGCAGCGGTTGTACCGTTCCACAAGCTGATCTTCGCTCTCGGCTACGATCTGGAGCAAGTCGTCATCGAAAAGCCTAAAGTCGATGCTCCAGAGGAAATCAAAGCCATCGCCCAAAAACGCTGGGAGGCAAAGCAAGCCAAGGACTGGGGCGCTGCGGACGCCTTGCGCGACGAACTCGCCGCTGCTGGCTGGAAAGCCCTGGATCGAAAGGACGGCTTCGACCTCGAACAAATATAA
- the hemB gene encoding porphobilinogen synthase codes for MESPNKIENFKLDLPRRPRRMRRTASLRGLAQETFVRCEDLIAPLIVKESGEKEPVGSMPGLFRLNLEELVRECEELAKLGIPAVAIFPSLDPSLKDEKGTEAGNPETLVLRAVRAIKKAVPSLSVVTDVALDPYTSHGHDGVLNDEGSYVMNDETVARLCEMAVLQAEAGVDIVAPSDMMDGRIGAIRAALDEAGYIDTAIMSYSAKFASAYYGPFREAVGSAKAAGTTLLGKETYQMNPANRREAIMDAMMDEDEGADFLMVKPAGAYLDIIRELRDASQVTLAAYQVSGEYAQIHAAAKLGWLDYEKTRDESLLAIKRAGADVILTYFAKEIAQKLRDRG; via the coding sequence ATGGAGAGTCCCAATAAGATTGAAAATTTCAAGCTCGATTTGCCTCGTCGCCCAAGGCGCATGCGGCGTACTGCCTCACTCAGAGGATTGGCGCAGGAGACCTTTGTCCGCTGTGAGGATTTGATCGCTCCGTTGATCGTTAAGGAATCAGGAGAAAAGGAGCCGGTCGGATCCATGCCAGGGCTGTTTCGACTGAACCTTGAGGAATTGGTCCGCGAATGCGAGGAGCTTGCGAAACTGGGTATTCCTGCTGTCGCCATTTTTCCCAGTTTGGACCCAAGCCTGAAGGACGAAAAAGGCACCGAGGCTGGAAATCCCGAGACGCTAGTTTTGCGGGCTGTTCGGGCCATCAAGAAGGCGGTGCCGTCGCTTTCTGTGGTGACTGATGTAGCCTTGGATCCCTACACCTCTCATGGACATGACGGTGTCCTCAACGATGAGGGTAGCTACGTGATGAACGACGAAACGGTTGCTCGCCTTTGCGAAATGGCTGTTTTGCAGGCGGAAGCCGGGGTCGATATCGTGGCGCCATCGGACATGATGGATGGCCGAATCGGCGCAATTCGGGCCGCGTTGGACGAGGCAGGATACATCGATACTGCCATTATGTCCTATTCCGCGAAATTTGCTTCCGCCTACTACGGACCCTTTCGCGAGGCGGTCGGAAGCGCCAAGGCGGCTGGCACGACCTTGCTAGGCAAAGAAACCTACCAGATGAATCCCGCCAATCGTCGTGAAGCGATCATGGACGCAATGATGGACGAGGATGAGGGAGCAGATTTTCTGATGGTGAAACCCGCTGGAGCCTATCTCGACATTATCCGCGAATTGCGTGACGCATCTCAGGTGACTCTAGCGGCTTACCAAGTCTCTGGGGAATACGCTCAGATCCATGCGGCGGCCAAACTTGGCTGGTTGGATTACGAGAAGACTCGTGACGAATCATTGCTCGCGATTAAGAGAGCAGGGGCGGATGTGATCCTGACGTATTTCGCGAAGGAAATCGCTCAGAAGCTGCGCGACCGAGGATGA
- a CDS encoding quinone-dependent dihydroorotate dehydrogenase, with the protein MGAVYKNLLKPLFFKLDPERAHEVTVDALRVMRSVPGLVRLLSSFNQLPASSKPVEAFGVKFPNRIGLAAGFDKNAVCWEAFEAFGFGHVEIGTVTRKAQPGNPKPRLFRYPEHDAVLNRMGFNNHGAQALAARLENQPGPSQRHIPLGVNIGKSKVTPLDEAVEDYLGSFGLLADYADYVVINVSSPNTPDLRKLQEESRLRELLSELVSANSSRESALAGSRKPILLKIAPDLSEGQVDDILQILFDLELDGIIATNTTMARDGVFKNVNQAGGLSGRPICKMSTDMIAYISKATEGKLPIIGVGGITDPDTAAEKLDAGATLVQVYSGMIFEGPFIGKRVARHLAKVANDI; encoded by the coding sequence ATGGGCGCCGTGTACAAGAACCTACTTAAACCGCTTTTTTTCAAGCTTGATCCCGAAAGGGCTCACGAAGTGACTGTTGACGCTCTTCGAGTGATGCGATCAGTACCGGGACTGGTAAGGCTCCTCAGCAGTTTTAATCAATTGCCGGCTTCTTCGAAACCAGTGGAGGCTTTTGGGGTGAAATTTCCGAATCGCATCGGTCTAGCCGCCGGATTTGATAAAAATGCGGTGTGTTGGGAGGCGTTCGAGGCCTTTGGGTTTGGGCATGTGGAAATTGGCACCGTTACCCGGAAGGCTCAGCCCGGTAATCCTAAGCCAAGGTTATTTCGTTATCCAGAGCATGATGCCGTGCTCAACCGGATGGGGTTCAATAACCATGGAGCCCAAGCCTTAGCCGCAAGGCTGGAAAATCAGCCTGGACCATCGCAGAGACACATTCCACTCGGCGTCAACATTGGTAAGTCCAAGGTTACCCCATTAGACGAAGCTGTGGAAGATTACCTCGGTTCGTTCGGACTTTTAGCCGATTACGCGGATTATGTCGTAATCAATGTAAGCAGTCCGAACACACCGGATCTCCGTAAACTGCAGGAAGAGTCTCGGTTGAGGGAGCTTTTGTCGGAACTCGTGTCGGCGAATAGTTCGCGTGAGTCAGCCCTAGCAGGGAGCAGAAAACCGATACTTCTTAAGATAGCTCCAGATCTTTCTGAAGGGCAAGTTGACGACATTCTACAGATCTTGTTCGATCTGGAATTAGATGGTATCATCGCCACGAATACAACCATGGCTCGCGATGGTGTATTCAAAAATGTCAACCAAGCTGGAGGCCTTAGCGGAAGGCCAATCTGCAAGATGTCGACTGATATGATCGCTTACATTTCCAAAGCGACAGAGGGCAAGCTTCCAATCATCGGAGTAGGGGGTATCACGGACCCGGATACGGCTGCTGAAAAGCTGGATGCTGGAGCTACCTTGGTGCAAGTTTACTCCGGCATGATTTTCGAAGGGCCATTTATCGGCAAGAGAGTCGCTCGCCATTTGGCCAAGGTCGCCAACGATATCTGA
- the dapF gene encoding diaminopimelate epimerase — translation MEINFTKMHGAGNDFVMIENLDGKIELASEQVAQLCDRRFGIGADGLILLNPGDGEKTEATMVYYNSDGGRVDMCGNGARCFTSFALQNGLGGENGISFKTDAGPMTATAKDGQFTIKLTPMHDLRRDKTLVTPHGSFEYQFMNTGVEHVVAFVDDVDAIDIKPLGSSVRYHQDFEPKGTNANFAQVQDDGIIKVRTYERGVEDETLACGTGVTAVAIAATLKGLAEAPVSLLVAGGDILTIDFDRDGETVNNVTLTGPAKNVFTGTVEI, via the coding sequence ATGGAAATCAATTTCACAAAGATGCACGGAGCCGGGAACGACTTCGTAATGATCGAAAATCTCGATGGAAAAATCGAGCTGGCTTCCGAGCAAGTCGCTCAATTGTGCGATCGTAGGTTCGGAATCGGAGCAGATGGACTCATTCTTCTGAATCCAGGAGATGGGGAAAAAACCGAGGCCACTATGGTATATTACAACTCGGACGGTGGACGCGTCGATATGTGCGGAAACGGCGCTCGCTGTTTCACTTCCTTCGCCTTGCAAAACGGTCTCGGAGGAGAAAACGGAATCTCTTTCAAAACAGACGCCGGTCCTATGACCGCCACCGCTAAGGATGGTCAATTCACCATCAAGCTAACACCGATGCACGACCTGCGTAGAGATAAAACCTTGGTAACTCCACACGGTTCCTTCGAATATCAGTTCATGAATACCGGCGTTGAACACGTAGTCGCTTTCGTCGACGACGTGGATGCTATCGATATCAAGCCTCTCGGCAGCTCCGTGCGTTACCATCAAGATTTCGAACCCAAAGGAACAAACGCTAACTTTGCCCAGGTCCAAGATGACGGAATCATTAAAGTTCGCACCTACGAGCGAGGAGTCGAAGACGAAACCTTGGCTTGCGGCACCGGCGTAACCGCGGTCGCTATCGCGGCAACGCTCAAGGGCTTAGCTGAAGCACCCGTTTCCTTGCTAGTTGCTGGCGGAGATATCCTGACCATTGACTTCGATCGCGATGGCGAAACCGTGAACAACGTTACCCTAACAGGCCCTGCCAAGAACGTTTTCACCGGGACGGTAGAGATTTAA